One Leptospira wolbachii serovar Codice str. CDC genomic region harbors:
- the pnp gene encoding polyribonucleotide nucleotidyltransferase: MATELTGTWGRDSITIETGKWAKQAHGSVVYKTGNLVLLATVCAAEEPKEGQDFFPLTCEYTEKAYSVGRFPGGYFKREAKPAEHEVLLSRILDRPIRPMFPEGYFSEVQLLVQVLSADKQVSVQGHAINAASAALSVSSIPFAGPIAGARIGRIAGEFVLNPTNEEITRSDLDLVVAGTKDAIVMIEGEASEISKEDMMAALRFAQEQLKVAVAMQEELAKKNGTVKKEVVLKAPDKDLHKKIREFAFDRLTAANKNSDKAKRNDDIKAINKETVEHFKALLAPEDKSKDIKHYLHELEYEVVRELVLGEGIRFDGRKTNEIRQISCEIDVLPGPHGSAVFTRGQTQSLGVVTLGTTSDNQRYETLEGSKEKNFMLHYNFPAFSVGEVRRNSGPGRREIGHGNLAERAIKKVLPTQVDFPYVIRIVSEILESNGSSSMASVCSGTLALMAGGVPISGAVSGIAMGLFSDEKGRFAVLSDIAGIEDHFGDMDFKLAGTKKGITAFQMDLKVNGLGLEVLQKAIEQAEVGRDHILGEMNKAISSVKGNLSLNAPRITLKQIPKDRIGELIGPGGKMIRAIIEQSGSEISVDDTGKVTIASPSEEAKEKAIAMIDGIFEEIEVGKIYDGVIKRIADFGAFVEILPGKEGLCHISKLDVKRVQSVRDIVSEGDKIQVKVISVDKMGKIDLSRKDVLLDN; encoded by the coding sequence ATGGCTACAGAGTTGACTGGTACTTGGGGTAGAGACTCTATCACCATTGAGACCGGCAAGTGGGCGAAACAAGCTCACGGGTCGGTTGTATACAAAACCGGAAATTTGGTTCTACTCGCCACTGTTTGTGCCGCTGAGGAACCGAAAGAAGGACAAGATTTTTTCCCACTTACTTGCGAATACACTGAGAAAGCCTACTCGGTAGGTCGTTTTCCTGGTGGATACTTCAAACGAGAAGCAAAACCTGCGGAACACGAAGTATTACTTTCCCGAATTTTAGATCGTCCCATCCGCCCTATGTTTCCAGAAGGATACTTCTCTGAAGTACAACTTCTCGTACAAGTATTATCTGCAGACAAACAAGTTTCTGTCCAAGGACATGCGATTAACGCAGCTTCGGCGGCTCTTTCTGTTTCTTCTATTCCTTTTGCAGGTCCAATTGCGGGTGCTCGTATTGGAAGGATTGCAGGGGAATTTGTTCTGAACCCAACCAACGAAGAGATCACTAGATCGGATTTGGATTTGGTGGTTGCTGGAACTAAAGATGCTATCGTAATGATTGAAGGGGAAGCAAGCGAAATCTCTAAAGAAGATATGATGGCGGCTCTCCGTTTTGCACAAGAACAACTAAAAGTTGCTGTTGCGATGCAAGAGGAATTAGCGAAGAAAAATGGAACGGTGAAAAAGGAAGTCGTTTTAAAAGCGCCTGACAAAGACCTCCATAAAAAAATTCGTGAATTTGCTTTCGACCGTTTGACAGCTGCTAATAAAAATTCTGATAAAGCAAAACGTAATGATGACATCAAAGCCATCAATAAAGAAACAGTAGAACATTTTAAAGCTCTACTGGCTCCAGAAGACAAATCAAAAGATATCAAACATTATTTACATGAACTAGAATACGAAGTGGTCCGCGAACTGGTGCTCGGCGAAGGAATTCGTTTTGACGGTCGTAAAACCAATGAAATTCGTCAAATTTCTTGTGAGATTGATGTCCTTCCTGGGCCTCATGGTTCGGCAGTGTTTACAAGAGGACAAACCCAATCCCTTGGTGTTGTGACTCTCGGAACTACTTCTGACAACCAAAGATACGAAACTTTGGAAGGTTCGAAAGAAAAGAACTTTATGTTGCACTACAATTTCCCTGCATTCTCTGTTGGGGAAGTAAGACGTAACTCTGGACCTGGTCGTCGTGAAATTGGTCACGGAAACCTAGCAGAACGTGCGATTAAAAAAGTCCTTCCAACTCAAGTAGACTTTCCTTATGTCATTCGTATTGTTTCTGAAATTTTAGAATCCAATGGTTCTTCTTCTATGGCTTCCGTTTGTTCGGGAACCTTAGCTCTTATGGCTGGAGGAGTTCCGATTTCTGGTGCCGTTTCTGGGATTGCCATGGGTCTTTTCAGTGATGAAAAAGGTCGGTTTGCGGTACTTTCTGACATCGCCGGAATCGAAGACCACTTCGGTGATATGGACTTCAAACTCGCAGGAACTAAAAAAGGAATCACAGCCTTCCAAATGGACTTAAAAGTCAATGGACTTGGTTTGGAAGTTCTCCAAAAAGCCATCGAACAAGCAGAAGTGGGTCGTGATCATATCCTCGGTGAAATGAACAAAGCGATTTCTTCAGTCAAAGGCAATTTGAGTTTAAATGCACCACGTATCACTCTGAAACAAATTCCAAAAGATCGCATTGGCGAACTCATTGGTCCTGGTGGTAAAATGATCCGTGCGATCATCGAACAATCGGGATCGGAGATTTCTGTGGATGACACAGGAAAGGTAACCATTGCCTCTCCAAGTGAAGAAGCTAAAGAAAAAGCCATCGCCATGATCGACGGAATCTTTGAAGAAATCGAAGTAGGTAAAATCTACGATGGTGTCATCAAACGAATTGCTGATTTTGGTGCTTTTGTCGAAATTTTGCCAGGAAAAGAAGGCCTCTGTCACATTTCTAAACTAGATGTGAAACGAGTGCAATCGGTTCGTGACATTGTTTCCGAAGGAGACAAGATCCAAGTGAAGGTGATTTCCGTTGATAAAATGGGAAAAATCGACCTTTCCAGAAAGGATGTTCTTCTAGACAACTAA
- the rpsO gene encoding 30S ribosomal protein S15, producing the protein MITKEQKQQIIATFGSKPNDTGSAEVQIALLDSRIKDLTDHFKANKKDFHSRRGLIAMVNQRKSLLEYLKRSNLESYKKLIEKLGLRK; encoded by the coding sequence ATGATCACAAAAGAACAAAAACAGCAGATCATTGCTACTTTCGGTAGCAAGCCAAACGACACAGGTTCTGCAGAAGTACAAATCGCTCTTCTCGACTCTCGTATTAAAGACCTTACTGACCACTTCAAGGCTAACAAGAAGGACTTCCACTCTCGCCGCGGACTAATCGCAATGGTGAACCAGAGAAAGAGTTTGTTGGAATACCTAAAACGTTCCAACCTAGAAAGTTATAAAAAGCTGATTGAAAAACTCGGCCTTAGGAAATAA
- the truB gene encoding tRNA pseudouridine(55) synthase TruB translates to MSKTYYHSGFLFVYKPPGITSSDLVLKAKRILKQKSVGHTGTLDRFAEGLLILPCGDYTAFSQVFLGKDKTYYAEVVVGLKTDSGDPEGVVEVDERETITPRFASEFPIERLEEELGKLTALTSQKAPKISALKVGGKRQSDLVREGTLVEEKERAISIYKVADIQRTNSGFSFRIHVSSGTYIRKIVLDLSEKWGIPMSLGRLVRESIGEFDLNGVKPLEEITHEDMRTWKEVFPLPIRIADEAEKKAVVHGGYIWDKLPKVEENGFYILDSDETTILAWCSYEGKPDHIPYRYRKVFFDPSLKIMFSK, encoded by the coding sequence ATGTCGAAAACCTACTACCATTCCGGTTTTTTATTTGTCTACAAACCCCCTGGCATCACTAGTTCCGATTTAGTTTTAAAAGCCAAACGCATCTTAAAACAAAAGTCAGTCGGCCACACGGGAACCCTTGACCGGTTCGCCGAAGGCCTTCTCATTTTGCCTTGCGGTGACTACACCGCTTTCTCCCAAGTCTTTCTCGGGAAAGATAAGACCTATTACGCTGAAGTGGTGGTGGGCCTAAAGACAGATTCTGGAGATCCTGAGGGAGTCGTAGAGGTGGACGAGAGAGAAACCATTACCCCTCGCTTTGCATCGGAATTCCCCATCGAACGATTGGAGGAAGAACTCGGAAAACTCACCGCACTTACTTCTCAAAAAGCCCCTAAAATTTCTGCCCTCAAAGTGGGTGGCAAACGCCAATCGGATCTCGTGCGAGAAGGGACCCTTGTGGAAGAAAAGGAAAGAGCCATTTCCATCTACAAAGTAGCAGACATTCAAAGGACAAACTCAGGTTTTTCCTTTCGGATCCATGTAAGCTCCGGAACGTACATCCGTAAAATTGTTTTGGATCTATCGGAAAAATGGGGGATACCAATGTCTCTCGGACGACTTGTCCGCGAATCCATCGGCGAATTCGATTTGAACGGGGTCAAACCCTTGGAAGAAATCACCCACGAGGACATGCGAACCTGGAAAGAAGTTTTTCCACTTCCCATTCGCATCGCCGACGAGGCGGAAAAGAAGGCAGTGGTCCACGGGGGATACATTTGGGACAAACTCCCGAAGGTAGAGGAAAATGGGTTTTATATCCTGGATTCCGATGAAACCACCATCCTTGCTTGGTGTTCTTACGAAGGAAAACCGGACCACATTCCCTACCGATACAGAAAAGTATTTTTTGACCCTTCCTTAAAAATTATGTTTTCTAAATGA
- the rbfA gene encoding 30S ribosome-binding factor RbfA, which produces MNPIRMKKLESEIIRQISTAILQGKVKDPRVFLPSFHRIEISEDLKYAKIYFTALCNNNERKKLTQGLVSCAGFLSSFVGKNLHLHTNPKFSFVWDNHYIKSLDVIRLIDESAPKTLFDELHASEEDSESEEVEDTSEGRDEENDGESEDDPQTDSDSKSS; this is translated from the coding sequence ATGAATCCTATTCGAATGAAAAAACTCGAATCGGAGATCATTCGCCAAATCTCCACTGCGATTTTGCAAGGTAAGGTAAAAGACCCTCGGGTCTTTTTACCGAGTTTCCATCGGATTGAGATCAGCGAAGATCTCAAGTATGCAAAAATTTACTTCACGGCTCTTTGTAATAACAACGAAAGAAAAAAACTCACACAAGGACTTGTTTCTTGTGCGGGCTTTCTCTCTTCTTTCGTAGGAAAGAACCTCCACCTTCATACCAACCCCAAATTTAGTTTTGTCTGGGACAATCACTATATCAAAAGTTTGGATGTGATTCGTCTTATCGATGAATCCGCCCCCAAAACTCTCTTTGATGAACTGCATGCAAGTGAAGAGGATTCTGAATCAGAAGAGGTTGAGGATACGAGCGAAGGAAGAGATGAGGAAAATGATGGTGAGTCGGAAGATGATCCCCAAACGGATTCTGATTCCAAATCATCTTAG
- the infB gene encoding translation initiation factor IF-2, whose amino-acid sequence MEEQKSIKETLQQGASGDKTKKKLVIKKKAAPADEKKESNSGQQAAEVVKTSSPASDKKKDLNELIREEAKRQGLGSGPQAPSQASPIVSRPDRKPEQQPERERPPMDRKPESILSGDTSSPNYRQGGGPGQQGQGGGGNQGYFRKEDRNPIVSRPTTPRPQRPEGQGTGYQGNRGPGQGGGYQGNRGPGQGGPGGYQGNRGPGQGGPGGYQGNRGPGQGGPGGYQGNRGPGQGGPGGYQGNRGARPIGQGGPGAGRPPGDSPFGAPGGPPGAGGPGGAKKRVFDKEKGGREENENTKFFKQSFRKQKAQAAALAAVPKEISILENIQVGEIAKKLNLKPGEVISKLMKMGMMVTINNVIDAETASILADDYGCKVKIVSLYDETVIEEEKDAPEDYITRPPVVTIMGHVDHGKTKLLDTIRSSRVAEGESGGITQHIGAYQVETNRGKVAFLDTPGHEAFTSMRARGASVTDIVVLVVAADDGVMPQTIEAINHAKEAEVPIIVAVNKIDLPAANPEKVRQELSNYGLQPEEWGGTTIFCDISAKNNIGIDKLLEMLPIQAELLDHKSNPKRKAKGTIVEAKLDPGRGAVATVLIQNGTLRVGDAFVAGVHAGRVRAMYDDLGHSIREAGPSFPALVTGLDGVPDAGAPFDVVIDDKEARTISHSRQEYERLGQSKNAATRVTLDNMSEIIKQGALKELKVIIKADVRGSTEAVKEALEKLSTADVRLNVIHAGTGAIVDSDIILASASNAIVIGFHTRANPKTVSLAEKEKVEIKYYSIIYDVVNEVKASMEGMLEPEKVENVIGKVEIRDVFKISKVGNIAGCMVKSGKVTKQSHVRVISSETGEITWEGKIKNLKRMKDDVADVLTGFECGILLDGFNDFVVGDEIEAYEIREIARKL is encoded by the coding sequence ATGGAAGAGCAAAAATCGATTAAAGAAACCCTCCAGCAGGGAGCCAGTGGTGACAAAACCAAGAAAAAGCTTGTCATCAAGAAAAAAGCGGCACCTGCAGATGAGAAAAAAGAATCCAATTCTGGCCAACAAGCTGCAGAAGTAGTAAAAACTTCTTCCCCAGCCTCGGACAAAAAGAAGGATTTGAATGAACTCATTCGTGAGGAAGCCAAAAGACAGGGACTCGGTTCCGGTCCACAAGCTCCTTCCCAAGCATCACCCATTGTGTCTCGTCCGGACAGAAAGCCCGAGCAACAACCAGAACGAGAGAGACCTCCGATGGACCGCAAACCGGAATCCATTCTCTCTGGGGACACCTCTTCTCCGAACTACCGTCAAGGTGGTGGGCCTGGCCAACAAGGCCAAGGTGGTGGAGGAAACCAAGGTTATTTTAGAAAAGAAGATCGTAACCCGATTGTATCTAGGCCTACCACTCCGCGTCCGCAAAGACCGGAAGGGCAAGGAACTGGGTACCAAGGAAACCGTGGTCCTGGACAGGGCGGCGGATACCAAGGAAATCGCGGACCCGGACAAGGTGGCCCTGGTGGATACCAAGGAAATCGTGGACCCGGACAAGGTGGCCCTGGTGGATACCAAGGAAATCGTGGACCCGGACAAGGTGGCCCTGGTGGATACCAAGGAAATCGTGGACCCGGACAAGGTGGTCCCGGCGGATACCAAGGAAATCGTGGAGCCAGACCGATTGGTCAAGGTGGCCCTGGTGCGGGAAGACCCCCTGGAGATTCTCCTTTTGGAGCACCGGGTGGACCTCCTGGAGCTGGTGGCCCTGGCGGAGCGAAAAAGAGAGTCTTTGATAAAGAGAAGGGCGGAAGGGAAGAAAACGAAAACACTAAGTTTTTCAAACAATCCTTTCGTAAACAAAAGGCACAGGCTGCGGCCCTTGCTGCTGTCCCTAAAGAAATCTCCATTTTGGAAAACATCCAAGTGGGAGAAATCGCTAAAAAACTGAATTTAAAACCTGGCGAAGTCATCAGTAAACTCATGAAAATGGGGATGATGGTAACGATCAATAATGTGATCGATGCAGAAACTGCCTCTATCCTTGCAGACGATTACGGCTGTAAGGTGAAGATTGTTTCTCTTTACGACGAAACCGTCATCGAAGAAGAAAAGGATGCGCCGGAAGATTATATCACTCGTCCTCCAGTAGTAACGATCATGGGTCACGTGGACCATGGTAAAACCAAACTTTTGGATACCATTCGTTCCTCTCGAGTGGCAGAAGGGGAATCTGGTGGAATCACTCAGCACATTGGTGCCTATCAGGTAGAAACCAATCGTGGAAAGGTAGCTTTCCTGGATACTCCTGGTCACGAAGCCTTTACTTCCATGAGAGCACGTGGTGCCTCAGTTACTGACATTGTAGTGCTTGTTGTTGCTGCCGATGACGGGGTGATGCCTCAAACGATTGAAGCCATCAACCACGCCAAAGAAGCAGAAGTACCGATCATCGTTGCAGTAAACAAAATTGATTTACCTGCCGCTAACCCGGAGAAGGTGAGACAAGAACTTTCCAATTACGGATTACAGCCGGAAGAATGGGGTGGAACAACCATCTTCTGTGATATCTCTGCTAAAAATAATATTGGAATTGATAAACTTCTCGAGATGCTCCCCATCCAAGCGGAACTTCTCGACCACAAGTCCAATCCAAAACGAAAAGCCAAAGGAACCATCGTCGAAGCAAAACTCGATCCAGGTCGTGGTGCTGTGGCAACTGTCCTCATCCAAAACGGAACACTCCGAGTGGGTGATGCCTTTGTTGCCGGAGTCCATGCGGGTCGTGTAAGAGCGATGTATGATGACCTTGGTCATTCCATCCGCGAAGCAGGTCCTTCTTTTCCAGCCCTTGTGACTGGACTCGATGGAGTGCCGGATGCAGGAGCTCCTTTTGATGTGGTGATCGATGACAAAGAAGCACGCACCATCTCTCATAGCCGTCAAGAGTATGAAAGACTAGGCCAGTCGAAAAATGCTGCGACCCGTGTCACTCTAGACAACATGAGCGAGATCATCAAACAAGGTGCTCTGAAAGAACTCAAAGTCATCATCAAAGCGGACGTTCGAGGATCTACGGAAGCGGTGAAAGAAGCCCTAGAAAAACTATCTACGGCAGATGTTCGCCTCAACGTAATCCATGCGGGAACGGGTGCGATTGTGGATTCCGATATCATTTTGGCATCGGCATCCAATGCGATTGTGATTGGTTTCCACACACGTGCGAATCCAAAAACGGTTTCCCTCGCAGAGAAAGAAAAAGTAGAAATCAAATACTACAGTATCATTTACGATGTAGTCAACGAAGTGAAAGCATCCATGGAAGGAATGCTCGAACCAGAAAAAGTTGAAAACGTAATTGGTAAGGTAGAAATCAGAGACGTATTCAAAATTTCCAAAGTGGGTAACATTGCAGGTTGTATGGTCAAATCCGGTAAGGTCACCAAACAATCGCACGTTCGAGTCATCTCGAGCGAAACTGGTGAAATCACTTGGGAAGGTAAGATCAAAAACCTCAAACGTATGAAAGATGACGTGGCAGATGTTCTTACTGGGTTTGAGTGCGGTATCCTACTTGATGGATTCAATGACTTTGTTGTGGGTGATGAGATCGAAGCATACGAGATTCGCGAGATTGCTCGTAAACTTTAA
- the nusA gene encoding transcription termination factor NusA: protein MATKQATKETGLFEAIQQFCQDKSLDRELVLGVIRDSLLAAYRKKVGLEAETDDRCQVDFGSDNKNEIIISVLRDVVEDKTTNPLEISLEEATKLDPAAQVGTQMRVFEKPQDLSRVLSSQAKQMVFQRLRDMEKELLYQEYKSKEGELTHGYFQRWKKDIMSIDLGKVEGIMLKKDQNPGEKYRQGDRMKAIISRVELRPREPMPVITLSRASGDFVKKLFEMEIPEVYDGIVEIRDVARIPSYRTKVVVTTSKSDVDPVGACVGMKGVRIQAIVRELGNERIDIVLHSDEPSIFIANAISPAKPVEVHVDRKRGDALVIVPDESLSLAIGINGSNVKLVSQLSGFKIDIKTVSQYNQELASPEAREKLDRLFNAQQEAMEESEDQYNEGGDEEEEDSGFTPLSEVPGLTPRIVGLLEAGGIKNVETLLEFSQEELSKISGIGKTTAEQILRLLRESIEWVEEG from the coding sequence ATGGCGACAAAACAAGCAACGAAAGAAACTGGGCTATTCGAAGCCATCCAACAATTCTGTCAGGACAAATCTCTTGATAGAGAACTCGTACTCGGTGTCATCCGAGACTCACTTCTCGCCGCCTATCGCAAAAAAGTCGGTCTGGAAGCGGAGACAGATGACCGTTGCCAAGTAGACTTCGGTTCCGACAACAAAAACGAAATCATCATCTCTGTCCTTCGAGACGTGGTAGAAGATAAAACAACAAACCCTCTAGAGATCTCTCTGGAAGAGGCAACTAAATTGGATCCCGCAGCACAAGTGGGAACCCAAATGCGTGTGTTTGAAAAACCACAAGACCTCTCTCGGGTTCTTTCCAGCCAAGCCAAACAAATGGTTTTCCAACGTTTGCGTGATATGGAAAAGGAATTACTTTACCAAGAGTATAAATCCAAAGAAGGAGAACTCACTCACGGGTACTTCCAACGATGGAAAAAAGACATCATGTCCATCGATCTCGGTAAGGTCGAAGGAATCATGCTTAAAAAAGACCAAAACCCTGGCGAAAAATACCGCCAAGGGGATCGGATGAAAGCAATCATTTCTCGTGTGGAACTTCGTCCCCGCGAACCAATGCCTGTCATCACACTCTCTCGTGCATCGGGTGACTTTGTGAAAAAACTCTTCGAGATGGAAATTCCTGAAGTGTATGATGGGATTGTGGAAATTCGCGATGTCGCTCGTATTCCATCTTACAGAACTAAGGTGGTAGTTACCACTAGTAAGTCTGATGTGGATCCTGTAGGGGCTTGCGTGGGAATGAAAGGGGTTCGGATCCAAGCCATCGTAAGAGAACTCGGAAACGAAAGAATCGACATTGTTCTCCATTCAGACGAACCAAGTATTTTTATCGCCAATGCCATTTCTCCTGCCAAACCAGTAGAAGTGCATGTGGATAGAAAGAGGGGAGATGCCCTTGTCATCGTTCCGGATGAATCTCTTTCTCTTGCCATCGGAATCAACGGATCTAACGTCAAACTAGTTTCCCAACTTTCCGGTTTCAAAATCGACATCAAAACTGTATCCCAATACAACCAGGAACTGGCTTCGCCGGAAGCTCGCGAAAAACTGGATCGACTCTTCAATGCCCAACAAGAAGCAATGGAAGAATCAGAAGACCAATACAATGAAGGTGGGGACGAAGAAGAAGAGGATTCCGGATTCACTCCGCTTTCCGAAGTTCCTGGTCTTACTCCAAGGATCGTTGGTCTTCTCGAAGCCGGCGGGATCAAAAACGTGGAAACCCTTCTCGAGTTCAGCCAAGAGGAACTTTCGAAAATTTCCGGAATCGGGAAAACCACAGCAGAACAAATTTTACGTCTGCTTCGTGAATCTATCGAATGGGTAGAAGAGGGTTAA
- the rimP gene encoding ribosome maturation factor RimP codes for MESFGNGLVYTEENIRELILRVLAPPLALFSLQVQNRKNHALIEIELDHLTDKTGSASLEDCENVSRGLKEELDLWGEEFDFTLQVSSAGAERVLRLPEDLSRFQGLLVKLEVPLEAGKWDKRLYRLGPVSGDSVELTLYDRKTRHKKNQKSVSMPIAEIRKGNLYLEI; via the coding sequence TTGGAATCTTTTGGAAATGGTTTGGTATATACCGAGGAAAACATCAGAGAACTTATTTTACGCGTTCTCGCTCCACCTCTAGCGCTTTTTTCGCTCCAAGTACAGAATCGGAAGAACCACGCCCTCATTGAGATAGAACTTGATCATCTCACAGACAAAACTGGCTCCGCTAGTTTGGAAGACTGTGAAAATGTTTCTAGGGGACTCAAAGAGGAGCTGGATTTATGGGGAGAGGAATTTGATTTCACTCTCCAAGTCTCCTCCGCGGGAGCAGAACGTGTTTTGCGTCTGCCGGAGGATTTAAGTCGTTTCCAAGGACTTTTAGTCAAACTAGAAGTACCGCTGGAAGCAGGAAAATGGGACAAACGATTGTATCGTTTGGGACCGGTTTCGGGGGATTCAGTTGAGCTTACGCTTTACGATCGTAAAACTCGACACAAAAAGAACCAAAAATCGGTATCTATGCCCATCGCAGAAATACGAAAGGGAAATTTGTATTTAGAAATTTAA
- a CDS encoding LIC_12708 family protein, with protein MRTLYLFLTLLLSVSCLRFRVENLKEEILFRIPLGQTNESFEGVVVNQVLTNVPLTIPNSSNISAVADNKQAVIKLFDRNGRLDATLGNPDFKSISGIPHYPFRFGGIGIVAMNEDGDLIVQNRISTKGMELPQGQENLYKTYSGAFSTQGATVLPSFLVQISQKGVVKFMLGASGKNSEPFRYIEFILPGDGEKLFVYHRIAEEMRLSYFEEGELKGNLKESGLDVFASNDAKEYDITLDKLLPHPEGEYVLGSFSYYSKKDKRFKFRRIFRFVFDSKQSEFLKEIQDPSEILFSIRNNGEFYIWETEDGGNSARLQVHDKEGNHINNKRIPFSSPRGQWRETYTDAFDNIYSVRIRAGALEVYRWI; from the coding sequence ATGCGAACCCTTTATCTTTTCCTCACCCTCTTACTTTCCGTATCCTGCCTTCGCTTCCGAGTTGAGAACCTGAAAGAAGAAATCCTCTTTCGCATACCTCTTGGACAAACCAACGAGAGTTTTGAAGGTGTGGTGGTAAACCAAGTACTCACCAATGTCCCACTGACCATTCCCAACTCTTCCAATATTAGCGCAGTGGCGGACAATAAACAAGCCGTAATCAAACTTTTTGACAGAAATGGGAGACTTGACGCCACTCTAGGCAACCCAGATTTTAAATCCATTTCCGGAATTCCGCACTACCCCTTTCGATTTGGTGGAATTGGAATTGTGGCCATGAACGAAGATGGGGATCTCATTGTTCAAAACAGAATTTCTACCAAGGGAATGGAACTTCCCCAAGGCCAAGAAAACTTATACAAAACCTACAGTGGTGCTTTTTCCACCCAAGGGGCGACAGTCCTACCTTCCTTCCTCGTACAAATTTCCCAAAAAGGTGTCGTAAAGTTTATGTTAGGGGCTTCTGGAAAAAACTCAGAACCTTTTCGTTACATTGAATTCATTTTGCCAGGAGATGGAGAAAAGTTATTTGTTTACCACCGCATTGCAGAAGAAATGCGACTTTCGTATTTTGAAGAAGGGGAACTGAAAGGAAACCTAAAAGAGTCGGGTCTCGATGTATTTGCTAGTAATGATGCCAAAGAATATGACATCACTCTCGATAAACTCCTACCTCATCCAGAAGGAGAGTATGTATTAGGTTCTTTTAGTTATTATTCCAAAAAGGACAAACGATTTAAGTTTCGCAGAATCTTTCGTTTTGTTTTTGATTCCAAACAGTCAGAATTTTTAAAAGAAATCCAAGATCCATCAGAGATTTTATTTTCCATTCGCAACAATGGAGAATTTTATATTTGGGAAACAGAAGACGGTGGAAACTCCGCAAGACTCCAAGTCCATGACAAAGAAGGAAACCATATCAACAACAAACGGATTCCTTTTTCCAGTCCGAGAGGACAGTGGAGAGAAACGTATACGGATGCTTTTGACAATATCTATTCGGTTCGGATTCGTGCGGGCGCGCTTGAAGTGTATCGTTGGATTTAA